A genomic window from Solanum stenotomum isolate F172 chromosome 10, ASM1918654v1, whole genome shotgun sequence includes:
- the LOC125842946 gene encoding probable protein phosphatase 2C 34: protein MAAARLYAAEKAAKDIYLKRAKGPDYTLTENGRKSDHFHDQYIFFLPVWDVISNEETVEIVSEIPNRAKTALHIVQCVVRAWKCKRRGIVVDDISAIKAQVSVSHVLHLPAAFG, encoded by the exons ATGGCCGCTGCAAGGCTATATGCAGCGGAGAAGGCTGCTAAAGATATTTATTTAAAGAGAG CAAAAGGCCCAGATTACACGCTAACAGAGAATGGTAGAAAATCTGATCATTTTCATGAtcagtatattttttttcttcct GTATGGGATGTTATATCGAATGAAGAGACTGTAGAAATTGTATCTGAAATTCCGAATAGGGCAAAAACAGCACTGCATATTGTTCAATGTGTTGTTCGTGCTTGGAAATGTAAGAGGAGAGGGATAGTTGTAGATGATATTTCAGCAATT AAAGCACAAGTTTCTGTTTCTCATGTTCTCCATCTACCTGCAGCCTTTGGTTAG